The window TCATTTGGACGAGTGGTTCGGTCAAAAAGCGTGATAGGAAAAAGATAACGCCAATCATGAACAAAAGCGACAGTAGGCCGGCAATCAAGAAGTGCTGGTTCATTCCAGAGATGAGCTCCTTGATTTTTTCGGTTCCCTGAAACATAAACACCGTTCCAATGGTACCATCCTGCAAATCTACCGGTGTGGCGGATGCGATATACGGCTTGTCCTTCCAGTCATCTTCAAGAATCATCCCAGGTTCGGGAATGTCATCAGGACGCTTGGACATGACCGCTTCCATTGCAGGCACTACCTCGTTTGAGGACATAAGGATGGTACCGTACGAATCAGCCAGGATGACAATTGTATCGGTGCGCGATTCCATTAAAGCAATATGCCGGATTGTTTCCTCGTGGAAGTTCTCCTCAAGGATTTCGCGGTGGTTGTTGCCGCGGGTTTGCAGCGCGATGAGCTCGTCGTCAACCCGCGAGTGGATGATGTTGTTGTGAAGCGCGACCATCAAAACTGTTTCAAGCAGGAAAATGGCCAGGAAAAAGAAAAAGCCGATTTTAAAGGAAATTTTATTCATGGGGTACCCTCCGGGAGTTAGGTTGAACGGGTATTTGACCGATAAAAGTGGTAAATTGACCGATAAATTTTAGATTAGACCGATAAGCCAGACGAAACGACCGATATACTACTTAATTTGATTGATAAGCATCAGAATCGTTCAAATTAGCGAACGAATGGGCGCGATAATCTAGAGCAAAAGCGTAACGCTAGAGCCAGTGCTGGTTCCGATTTAAAAATGAGTGCTGTCCCTATAGGTGTTAAACAGTGTTGCGCAGGTGAATGTAATTTAGCAGTGGGCCTGCCGATAAAGTTTCATTATGAGCGCAGGCGGAACCAAAAAAAGTTTATCCGGCATTACTTTAGCTATAGAATACACCATTCGGGGAGGCATTTGAAAAAAAGGACAAAAAAATGGGGTGCCAGCGTCGCCGGCACCCGAATTAAGGGAGGTTAATTAAGTAAAGCAGATAGTTCAAACTTGGGTAAAACATATTAAATCTGATTTGCCTGGCAGATTCTCCGCTTCAGCCCGCATAGCCCCACTATGCTTGCGTCGGGTTCGATTCTGTCGGCATTTCAAAATTGTTAAAAGGGTTTGTTTGAGAAGTTTTGGGCTTCTCTTAACTACACCCTAATAATAAGAAATTATTTTGTGGATGGTATGAAGAACTTATGTGGTTTTTGTGAAGAAGAAGGGCCAGTGCCTGTGTGCTTGCTGGCATAGGGGAAACGTCCCTAAACAACAAAAAAAAGGAGGTGCCCACCGTGTGGACACCTTATTATTAAAGGGAGGTTAATTAAGGGTAAAGCTAGATAGTTCAAACTTGGGTAAAACAATTTAAGAGTCATGTTGCGTATTCAAGAATTCTGATTTGCCCTGGAATGCTTGCCAACTGCTTGCACGGCCCCACCATGCTTGCTGTTTGCCTGCGGTTCCAGACAATCCAGGATTTGGTTTTCCTGTTGTGTAGTGTTGGATTTTACTCCCTTGCTACATCTTTATAATAGAAAATAAGAATGTGGATGCTATGAAGAACTTATGTGATTTTTGTGAAGATGAACTAAAAAGCGGAAGCGCCTGGTCAGCGCCGTATGGCCTGGAGTCTCTCCAACTGAGATAAAGGAAACACGAAGAGCGAAAGCGATTCGATGTTGACTTATCGTAGGGCGGAGAGTGAAGGACACTAGGCGCTAGGCGCTGGAGCTAGATTGAACCCAATAAGCGCAAGCGCCGGATTTTTTTCAAAAAAGACTTAAAAGAGTTGAAAAACGTATAAAAAGAATTAACTCCGCAATGGTATGATGGAAGTGTCGGAAGGAGTGTATGATTATGGTGAAAATTCTGCTTGTTGACGATGAACAGATGATTATGGAAGTGCTGGAAGCCTATCTTGTAAGAGAGGGCTATGAGATTGTGAAGGCGGATAATGGGGTTGACGCGCTGAAGAAAGCCAGGTCGGAAAACCCTAATTTAATAGTGCTAGATTTGATGCTACCGGATATTTCCGGCGAGGAGGTTTGCCGCCTGGTCAGGATGGATTCGGATGTGCCGATTTTGATGCTGACGGCGAAGGGGACCGAGGAGGACAAAATCAACGGGATTGTGATCGGAGCGGATGATTATGTGACGAAGCCGTTCTCGCCTCGTGAGGTGGTTGTCAGGATTCAGGCAATTTTGCGGCGCATGAAGAAGACGGTGGAACAAAAGCCGGAGAAGCTTGAGTTCGATGGCGGTCTGTCAATTGATACGGAGAAAAAAGAAGTGACTTGTGGTGGTGAGCTTGTCAGCCTGACCCCGATTGAGTACAAGTTGCTGACGAATATGGCGGAAAATCCGGGCCGCGTGTACAGCCGGATGGACCTTCTGGAAAAAATCCAGGATGAAGGCATGTATTACGAGGGCTATGAGCGGAGTGTTGATACACATATCAAGAATCTCAGGAAAAAGATCGAGCATGATTCGAGGCAGCCTCAGTTCATACTGACCGTGTTCGGGATGGGTTACAAATTCGGGGGTACTCCGCATGCTGCGAACGCTAAGAGCTAGGGTCCTTTTTTACATGCTGCTTGTCTCGATGATCGGGATTGTAGTTGTGAGCATATTCATTCAATGGGGCTTTGACAAGAGCTTCAACAACTACTTGGAGCGAGGCCGTGAGCATAAGATTGAGCGGGTCATCAATCAGGCGAAGGCCGATTATCAGCGGTCAGGAAGGTTTGATAGCGAGCAGCTTAAGCGGCTGACCCATGAGTATGCTCTGAGCGAGGAACTTTATTTTCAGATTTACGATAATAATGGGCGAGTGCGGCACAACACATTGCAGCTTAGAACGATTTTGAATAGTATGGGTGTTGCGGTACCCGCGAATGAGGAAGGACTGGATTCAAAGTCCTATCCCCTGGTTGTCAATAGTGAAAGGGCAGGCGAGGTTGCCGCATTCTTTTCTGTTGATTTTGTCCAGGAGGAATCCAACTTTCTGCAGACCATTCAGTTGTATATCATACTGGCTGTTTGTCTGACGGTCATCATTGCAATTATTTTCTCTGCAATTTTTTCAAAAACATTAACGTCCGGGCTGAATAAGCTGCAATTTGCCGCGGATCAGCTGCAAAAGCATGATCTCGGTATCCGGGTACCACTTGGCGGGCTGCCGGATGAAATTAAACAGCTGGCCATCTCGTTTAATAATTTAGCAGAGTCATTGTCAAAAGAAGAGATGCTCCGCAAAAATTTCACGGGCGACCTGGCCCATGAACTGAGGACGCCGCTTGCGACATTGCGAAGCCAGATCGAGGCTTACCAGGATGGGATTTGGGAGCCGACGCCGCAGCGGCTTAAGCAGAGTCATTTCGAATTGATGCGGCTCGTCCGTCTTGTCAATGAGCTTGAGAAGCTTTTGGCCGCCGAAAATCCGCAAATGCAGCTTGAGCTTGTCAAAATGGAGGCAGGCATGGTGCTGTCGTCGATGTGGGAAATGTTCTCGCCGGCTTTCCACGACAAAGGCGTCAAACTCAATTACATTGAGCCTGAAGAAGAGGAATGGTTTTACGGCGACCGTGACAAGGTCAGCCAGGTTTTGTCCAATGTCATTAACAATGCCTTGAAGTATACGCCTGAAGGCAAGCAGGTTACACTGTCTGTCAATGGCGACAATGCCTATTCGGTCGGGTTTATAGTCGAGGACGAAGGTGCCGGAATGGCCGAGGAAGATCTGCCGCATATTTTCGAGCGCTTCTACCGCGGTGACAAGTCACGTGACCGGAAGACCGGGGGCGCCGGAATTGGCCTTTCGATTGTAAAAGCGCTGATGGAGGCCCATAAAGGCCGGGTCCAGGTGAAAAGCAAGCTGAATAAAGGCACGACCTTCACACTCTGGTTCCCGAGGGAAGAGGAGTAGGGAGTGCTTGGATAGGTTATAAGTTGAATAGTGTAGGAAGCCCATGAATGGACTCATTCATGGGATTTTTACTATTTTAGTAGAAAGCTGCTAAAAGGGAGGAAAACCCCAATCCTATGTTGGATAGGTTGGTTCCGCTTTCAAAAAAATGTAGAAAAGTGTTTAAAAAAGTCACATTATTCCTGATAGCAATGTTGTAGAATAGGATTGATATGAAAGGAGCTTTACTTGTTTATGTACAAAGATCTCATTGCGAACATTGCTATTGTGATTGCTTCTATGGCTTTTTTTGGCCAATTATTCAAGCATCAGACGATGAACTCGAATCTGCGAATGAAACTGCTGGGCGGGATTGCAGCGGGTCTGGCCGGTTCCCTGTTAATGCTCTACTCAGTTAAAGTCACAGATCATACGATTATTGATTTTCGGAATTTTGCGATTATCATTGTCTCCCTATATGGTGGTCTAATAAGCGGGCTGACCGCAGGAGGAATTATTTCAGCTGCTCGCTTTACCATCCATGGGGTCAACCCTTCCTCCCTGACCGCTTTTCTCGTCATTGTTTGCCTAGCCGTTTTAGGTGCCTATCTTAAAAAAAATCCAAAGTGGACCGCCCTGGTTAAATTTACGATCCTGAATCAGGTCAATATACTGCTTTTCTGTATTGCAATTACATTTCTGGTGAAAGACAGGACTATGCATATGGAATTATATTTTTACTATGGCTTTTTCTGTTTTCTAGGTGGATTCATCATTTGCTACATAAGCGAATTCATCGCCCGAACCAATGAAAATTACCGCAAATTGCAGGAAATGGCGTTGAAAGATTTTCTGACGGGGCTAAATAATGTCAGACAGTTTGATGAAGTATGGAATCGAGAAGCGTTTGCCGCCAAGCAAACCGGAGACCCGCTCTCCCTTCTGATTATGGATATCGACTATTTTAAGAGAATTAATGATAAATATGGCCATCCTGACGGCGATAAAATCCTTAAACAACTTGGACAGATACTTGACGAAATCGCTGGAAATAGGGGAGGAACAGCGGCTAGGAATGGAGGAGAGGAATTCTCGATTATTCTTCAAGGAGTGGCATTTTTAGAGGCTAAGCAGGTGGCGGAGGAAGTTCGTGCCCGCGTCTCTGGCCACGATTTCGAAATTTCCGATCGAAAAAATATTAATATTACCGTTTCAATTGGCGTCGCCTCATTCCCGGATTCGACTGAGGAAATCGATCTGATGATTAAAAAAGCAGACGACCACCTGTACCTTGCTAAAAATACAGGAAGAAATCGGGTTTGCGCGTAGGGGTCTTTTGGAATTGTTTGAAGGAGCAAACAAGTTTCTCTATATGGTGCGGTGACCCGTATCGCATGTATCTTAATTTTATTGTTTATAAGGAGATAGGAAGGGGCTTATCTCCTTTCAATACTTGTAAATAAATTTTATAAATTGTTTTTTTCAATAAAGCTTAGAATTTCACTGAGGGGTTGATTGTGTTTTTCTGTTGTTACTGGCTTAAATAAATCGCCTTTTTCTTCTATCCTCTTCAGTGTATTTTTAATGGTAAAGTCTGTAGGATGTATGCCTTTTTCTAATTCAGACCAGGTCAGCGGGGTGACAACGGTTGCAGATCGCTTGGCTCTTGGCGAATATACGACTGGCATTGTCCTCCCTCTCCATAGCTGCAAGTAATCAAAATAAAGTTTGTTTCCTCTTTTTGATACGACTCTTTCAATTGTAACCTGCTTCGGCATTTGTTCCTGAAAGTAATTCGCGATAAAGGTTGTTATTCTTCTTGTTTGTTCAAAAGTATAAATAGGTTCAATTGGTACAAATACTTGAAGCCCTAATGAACCTGATGTTCTTGGTACAGATAGCAGACCGAGGGATTGAAGGAGGTCCTTCAATTTCAACGCTACCTCTATAACCATTTTAAAGCTTGAATCGTCTGGAGGATCTAAATCAAATACCATTTCCAGGGGGAAATCGGACTTATCATGGCGATCAAACGGAACATGAAATTCAACTGCGCCATAGTTTGCGGCCCAAACAAGTGTAGCGGTGTCATTTAATAAGATTCGATCTTTGTTTTTATAGAAAATATGGCTGACCCATTCCGGTGCTGATTGGGGAACAGATCTTTTTTCGATTTTTTTGCCCGCTATTCCATGGGGATAGAGCCACACCATTAATAACCTGTCTTTAGCATGTTCGATTAGATAGTCCGACACATTTATTAAATAGTGAATATAGTCGAGCTTCGTTATCCGTAGCGACTCCCAAATGATTTTGTCCGGGTGTGTGATTTCAATAGATTTTCCCTCAACAACAATTTCCTCCACCAGAAAGCCTCCTGTTTTTCCCTATATTTTCAATCAAGTTTGTTTAAACTATGTATCAAAAAGTGGAGTGATCAATCTGGAACCGATTTTACCGATGGAGCCGGTTGCTAGTACTTCCATCCCAAATGGAGAAGACTGGATTGCCCAAGTGAAATGGGATGGCGTCCGAGTTCTTACCTACGCGGATGATGGTGAGGTGCGGCTTTATAATCGAAAAAAGAATGAACGGACAATGCACTACCCGGAGATAACGAACATTAGTGAATATTGCAGCAGCCGTTCCGTGATTTTAGACGGTGAAGTGATTTCTTTAGGTAAAAATGGTAAGCCCTCTTTTCAACGTGTTATGAGGCGAGATGGCTTAAGAAATATTGACCGTGTAAGGATAGCAATCGAATCCGTACCAATCATCTATATGATATTCGACATTATTTACCTGGATGGCGTGTGGATACATGACAAGTCGTTACATGAAAGAAACCAGCTATTATCCTCTATCATCACACCTAATGAACATATACAGCTAGTTCCGTCTGTTTACCAGACCCAAGGCTTATTTAACGCAGTTCAGGATCAAGAGATGGAAGGGATTGTGCTTAAAAGGGTAGATTCCCTCTATACAATAGGAAAGAAACGGGAGGATTGGCTCAAGCTAAAAAATTTCCAGGATGTCATTGCGGTGATTGGCGGTTTTACTCTAAGACATAACACTGTTAATTCCATTTTGCTCGGGTTATATGATTCTATGGGAAGACTGCAGTATGTGGGACACACAGGCACAGGAAAAATGACAGTCAGCGACTGGAAAGAGCTGACGAAAGAATTAAAAGAAATTGTAACCGAGCATCTTCCTTTCAATAAGATACCGCAACGACATAAGGATGCTGTCTGGGTGCAGCCGAAAAAAACAGTAAAGATAAAATTTGCCGAATGGACAGAAGGTGGAGCATTGAGACAGCCAAGTATCGAGGGATTCATTGAAATTCCACCGCAAGAGTGTTTGCTTGAAAGAATCTAGGAATGGACTAAATATCAGCCACACCATTTTGAGTCCTCGTATTTTGTGAATACTATACTGCTGGTCACCAAAGGGAAACCCGGTGTCTTTTCATCCCCCGCTGGTAGCAAAACCTCATTTTGATGCATATCATTAGGGAAAACTGGAATAAAGAGGCTGTCCAAAAGTAACCTTTGGGACGTCTCTTTTTTAGATTGAATAGTAACAGTTGATTTCCGCTTCAGGGCGTTTCAATTGGTGTCGCCCTTCCCGGATCCGACTGAGGAAATCGATCTGATGATTAAAAAAGCAGACGACCAGATGTACCTTGCTAAGAATACAGGAAGAAATCGGGTTTGGGCGTAGGGGAAACGGGCAGTTTGTGATACGATGAACCTTATCATAAGTAAATGAGGTTTTTATTTTTAACACAAATAAATAATAGCTATTAAGGATATTAATAAAAAAAACTTTTGATAGGATGACAAGATGAAAAAAGAAGTCACTTTAACAGTAAAAAGCAAGTTTGTAAATAAATATAAAAGTGGTTATCCTCTTATATCAAAGGAAGCCATAATTAATTGGAACGAAGTTAATGAAGAAGGAACCATTATCCGTCTCGTTGATGAAAGGAATAAGTTCATAGCAAAAGGCTATTTTGGCAAACAAAACAAAGGTTACGGGTGGGTTCTTAGTAGAAATGAGAATGAACAAATCGACCAAAGGTTTTTTGTTAATAAATTAAGGGATGCAATCAATTATAGAGAATCGTTTTTTAATAGCCCGGATACCAATGCCTTCAGAATAGTAAATGGCGAAGGTGACGGTTTAGGCGGATTAACGATAGAGAATTTTGATGGCTATTATTTAATCAACTGGTATAGCAAAGGAATTTACCGCTTTCGAGAGTATATTATAAATGCTCTGAAAGAATTGGCTGAGTTTAAAGCAATTTACCAAAAGAAAAGATTTGATGTCAGCGGGAAATATATTGAAGAAGATGATTTCGTAGTGGGAGAAAGAGGAACCTTCCCGATTATCGTAAAGGAAAATGGAGTAAACTTTGCTGTTTACTTAAATGAAAGTGCGATGGTTGGTGTATTTTTAGATCAAAGTGAGGTAAGAAAGAGAATCAGGGATGCTTATGCGGAAGGAAAGACCGTACTGAATACCTTTTCCTACACAGGTGCGTTTTCAGTATTTGCTGCCATAGGAGGCGCAGTTAAAACGACAAGTGTCGATTTAGCAAATAGGAGCTTAAACAAAACCATTGAGCAGTTTAGTTTAAACGGGATAGATTATGAATCACAGGATATCATTGTTGAAGACGTGTTCAATTACTTTAAATATGCGGTAAAAAAGCAGCTAACGTTTGATATGGTTATACTGGACCCTCCAAGCTTTGCAAGGTCAAAAAGAACAGTATTCAGCGCTGAAAAGGACTACAAAAATCTTTTAAAGGAAGCTATTGCTATAACGGAAGACGAGGGGATTATCGTAGCTTCCACCAATTCTGGCTCTTTTAATATGGAAAAATTTAAAAGCTTTATTGATCAGGCATTTAATGAAACATATCGGAAATATCAGCTAGTTGAGGAGTTTTCGCTTC is drawn from Bacillus sp. FJAT-18017 and contains these coding sequences:
- a CDS encoding response regulator transcription factor — its product is MVKILLVDDEQMIMEVLEAYLVREGYEIVKADNGVDALKKARSENPNLIVLDLMLPDISGEEVCRLVRMDSDVPILMLTAKGTEEDKINGIVIGADDYVTKPFSPREVVVRIQAILRRMKKTVEQKPEKLEFDGGLSIDTEKKEVTCGGELVSLTPIEYKLLTNMAENPGRVYSRMDLLEKIQDEGMYYEGYERSVDTHIKNLRKKIEHDSRQPQFILTVFGMGYKFGGTPHAANAKS
- a CDS encoding sensor histidine kinase, translated to MLRTLRARVLFYMLLVSMIGIVVVSIFIQWGFDKSFNNYLERGREHKIERVINQAKADYQRSGRFDSEQLKRLTHEYALSEELYFQIYDNNGRVRHNTLQLRTILNSMGVAVPANEEGLDSKSYPLVVNSERAGEVAAFFSVDFVQEESNFLQTIQLYIILAVCLTVIIAIIFSAIFSKTLTSGLNKLQFAADQLQKHDLGIRVPLGGLPDEIKQLAISFNNLAESLSKEEMLRKNFTGDLAHELRTPLATLRSQIEAYQDGIWEPTPQRLKQSHFELMRLVRLVNELEKLLAAENPQMQLELVKMEAGMVLSSMWEMFSPAFHDKGVKLNYIEPEEEEWFYGDRDKVSQVLSNVINNALKYTPEGKQVTLSVNGDNAYSVGFIVEDEGAGMAEEDLPHIFERFYRGDKSRDRKTGGAGIGLSIVKALMEAHKGRVQVKSKLNKGTTFTLWFPREEE
- a CDS encoding GGDEF domain-containing protein, whose protein sequence is MYKDLIANIAIVIASMAFFGQLFKHQTMNSNLRMKLLGGIAAGLAGSLLMLYSVKVTDHTIIDFRNFAIIIVSLYGGLISGLTAGGIISAARFTIHGVNPSSLTAFLVIVCLAVLGAYLKKNPKWTALVKFTILNQVNILLFCIAITFLVKDRTMHMELYFYYGFFCFLGGFIICYISEFIARTNENYRKLQEMALKDFLTGLNNVRQFDEVWNREAFAAKQTGDPLSLLIMDIDYFKRINDKYGHPDGDKILKQLGQILDEIAGNRGGTAARNGGEEFSIILQGVAFLEAKQVAEEVRARVSGHDFEISDRKNINITVSIGVASFPDSTEEIDLMIKKADDHLYLAKNTGRNRVCA
- the ligD gene encoding non-homologous end-joining DNA ligase, producing the protein MEEIVVEGKSIEITHPDKIIWESLRITKLDYIHYLINVSDYLIEHAKDRLLMVWLYPHGIAGKKIEKRSVPQSAPEWVSHIFYKNKDRILLNDTATLVWAANYGAVEFHVPFDRHDKSDFPLEMVFDLDPPDDSSFKMVIEVALKLKDLLQSLGLLSVPRTSGSLGLQVFVPIEPIYTFEQTRRITTFIANYFQEQMPKQVTIERVVSKRGNKLYFDYLQLWRGRTMPVVYSPRAKRSATVVTPLTWSELEKGIHPTDFTIKNTLKRIEEKGDLFKPVTTEKHNQPLSEILSFIEKNNL
- the ligD gene encoding non-homologous end-joining DNA ligase is translated as MINLEPILPMEPVASTSIPNGEDWIAQVKWDGVRVLTYADDGEVRLYNRKKNERTMHYPEITNISEYCSSRSVILDGEVISLGKNGKPSFQRVMRRDGLRNIDRVRIAIESVPIIYMIFDIIYLDGVWIHDKSLHERNQLLSSIITPNEHIQLVPSVYQTQGLFNAVQDQEMEGIVLKRVDSLYTIGKKREDWLKLKNFQDVIAVIGGFTLRHNTVNSILLGLYDSMGRLQYVGHTGTGKMTVSDWKELTKELKEIVTEHLPFNKIPQRHKDAVWVQPKKTVKIKFAEWTEGGALRQPSIEGFIEIPPQECLLERI
- a CDS encoding class I SAM-dependent rRNA methyltransferase, which encodes MKKEVTLTVKSKFVNKYKSGYPLISKEAIINWNEVNEEGTIIRLVDERNKFIAKGYFGKQNKGYGWVLSRNENEQIDQRFFVNKLRDAINYRESFFNSPDTNAFRIVNGEGDGLGGLTIENFDGYYLINWYSKGIYRFREYIINALKELAEFKAIYQKKRFDVSGKYIEEDDFVVGERGTFPIIVKENGVNFAVYLNESAMVGVFLDQSEVRKRIRDAYAEGKTVLNTFSYTGAFSVFAAIGGAVKTTSVDLANRSLNKTIEQFSLNGIDYESQDIIVEDVFNYFKYAVKKQLTFDMVILDPPSFARSKRTVFSAEKDYKNLLKEAIAITEDEGIIVASTNSGSFNMEKFKSFIDQAFNETYRKYQLVEEFSLPKDFKTIKEFPEGGYLKVVFIKNLP